In a genomic window of Methylovirgula sp. 4M-Z18:
- a CDS encoding aromatic/alkene/methane monooxygenase hydroxylase/oxygenase subunit alpha, which produces MTMSSLTLNKITSQRGISVGEATKKISDLGWNPSYVQEAMTFPTDYKIAKAPRDPMKQVLRSYFPMQEEKDNRVYGALDAALRGDMFRNVEPRWVEWMKLFLAIIPFPEISAARSMAMVARLAPGEDLRTGFTMQMVDEFRHSTIQMNLKKWYMENYIDPAGFDITEEAFGKCYATTIGRQFGEGFITGDTMTAACMYLTVVAETAFTNTLFVAMPSEAARNGDYALPTVFLSVQSDESRHIGNGHSLLMAALKEPENHLLLERDMRYAFWQNHAIVDAAIGTFIEYGTTNRDKSKESYAEMWHRWIYEDYYRTYMLPLEKYGIKIHHDDVQAAWERITKKNYVHKVGQFFAVGWPVNFWRIEAQTDKDFEWFEHKYPGWYAEFGDFWKWYAKLSRKGEKVLLFNSDVGYVYPHRCWSCLVPCLIREDMVVDEIDGQLHTFAHELDRWTAVEAFADEYQGRPTPAMGRFSGKREWETLYDGWDLADAIKDLNFVRSDGKTLIPQPHLRFEADQQWTLDDVRGNILGSPLKALRSMSPADREKHLAEYRAGFTITPFN; this is translated from the coding sequence ATGACGATGTCGTCTTTGACGCTCAACAAGATTACCTCGCAACGCGGCATTTCCGTGGGCGAGGCGACGAAGAAGATTTCCGACCTCGGTTGGAACCCATCCTATGTCCAGGAAGCGATGACGTTTCCGACCGACTACAAGATCGCGAAAGCGCCGCGCGATCCGATGAAGCAAGTGCTGCGCTCCTATTTCCCCATGCAAGAGGAGAAGGACAATCGCGTCTACGGCGCCCTCGATGCCGCACTTCGTGGCGACATGTTCCGCAATGTCGAGCCGCGCTGGGTCGAATGGATGAAGCTCTTCCTCGCCATCATTCCCTTCCCGGAAATTTCCGCTGCCCGCTCGATGGCGATGGTGGCGCGGCTGGCGCCCGGTGAGGACCTCAGAACCGGCTTCACCATGCAGATGGTCGACGAGTTCCGCCACTCCACCATCCAGATGAATCTGAAGAAGTGGTACATGGAGAACTACATAGACCCGGCGGGCTTCGACATCACCGAAGAAGCCTTCGGTAAATGCTATGCGACCACGATCGGCCGCCAATTCGGCGAAGGCTTCATCACCGGAGACACGATGACAGCCGCCTGCATGTACCTGACCGTCGTGGCCGAGACGGCCTTCACCAACACGCTCTTCGTCGCCATGCCGTCCGAGGCCGCCCGCAACGGCGACTACGCCCTGCCGACCGTTTTCCTGTCGGTTCAGTCGGACGAGAGCCGGCACATCGGCAATGGTCACTCGCTGTTGATGGCCGCGTTGAAGGAGCCTGAGAACCATCTGCTCCTCGAGCGCGACATGCGCTATGCCTTCTGGCAGAACCACGCCATCGTCGACGCTGCGATCGGCACCTTCATCGAATACGGCACCACCAATCGCGACAAGTCCAAGGAATCCTATGCGGAGATGTGGCACCGCTGGATCTACGAAGACTACTATCGCACCTACATGCTGCCGCTCGAGAAATACGGCATCAAGATCCATCATGACGATGTGCAGGCAGCCTGGGAGCGCATCACCAAGAAGAACTACGTCCACAAGGTCGGTCAGTTCTTTGCGGTTGGCTGGCCGGTCAACTTCTGGCGCATCGAAGCTCAGACCGACAAGGACTTCGAGTGGTTCGAGCATAAATATCCGGGCTGGTACGCCGAGTTCGGCGACTTCTGGAAATGGTACGCCAAGCTCAGCCGCAAGGGCGAGAAGGTGCTGCTGTTCAACAGCGACGTCGGCTATGTCTATCCGCACCGCTGCTGGTCGTGCCTGGTCCCTTGTCTTATCCGCGAGGACATGGTTGTCGATGAGATCGACGGGCAGTTGCACACCTTCGCCCACGAGCTCGACCGCTGGACCGCCGTTGAAGCGTTCGCCGACGAATATCAGGGCCGTCCGACACCTGCGATGGGCCGCTTCAGCGGCAAGCGCGAGTGGGAGACGCTCTATGACGGCTGGGATCTTGCCGATGCGATCAAGGACCTCAACTTCGTCCGCTCCGACGGCAAGACGCTGATTCCGCAGCCGCATCTGCGCTTCGAAGCCGATCAGCAGTGGACGCTCGACGACGTGCGCGGAAACATCCTCGGGTCACCGCTCAAGGCGCTGCGCAGCATGTCGCCGGCCGACCGGGAGAAGCACCTCGCCGAGTACCGGGCTGGCTTCACCATTACGCCCTTTAACTAA
- a CDS encoding NADH:ubiquinone reductase (Na(+)-transporting) subunit F codes for MTGAHTVRLEPVGVEFEVENGETVLNAAFRQGIALPHGCKEGQCSACKCVLLEGEVDMLKYSTFALNDMEKESGHILLCRSIAYSDMQVELLNYDEEVLAKAIAVKAFNGRISKFEHLTHDIRGIEIDLGSPIKFWAGQYVDITVTTQKGETITRSFSMANTPDQTQKLSFIIKKYPEGKFSGELDSGGIRVGADVTVAGPYGTCFRREERQGPLILVGAGSGMSPVWSILNDHLKSGEKRDVYFFYGARTPSDLFYLDRIAELAGRHPELNFIPVLSHVNGEAWDGERGFVHQSVDAKLKQLAVDGQGDVYACGPPPMIDALQPVLFMNGFETERIFFDRFTTSSSATPAH; via the coding sequence ATGACTGGTGCTCACACGGTACGCCTGGAGCCGGTCGGCGTCGAGTTCGAGGTCGAAAACGGCGAAACGGTCCTGAACGCGGCGTTCCGCCAGGGCATTGCGCTGCCGCATGGCTGCAAGGAAGGGCAATGCTCGGCTTGCAAATGCGTGCTGCTCGAAGGCGAGGTCGACATGCTGAAATACTCGACCTTCGCGCTTAACGATATGGAAAAGGAGAGCGGCCACATCCTGTTGTGCCGGTCCATCGCCTATTCCGACATGCAGGTCGAGCTTCTCAATTACGACGAGGAGGTTCTGGCGAAAGCCATCGCGGTGAAGGCATTCAATGGCCGAATCTCGAAGTTCGAGCATCTGACCCACGACATCCGCGGCATCGAGATCGACCTCGGCTCGCCGATAAAATTCTGGGCTGGGCAATATGTCGACATCACGGTCACCACGCAAAAAGGGGAGACGATTACGCGCTCGTTCTCCATGGCAAATACGCCGGACCAAACCCAAAAACTCTCCTTCATCATCAAGAAATATCCCGAAGGAAAGTTTTCCGGAGAGCTCGATTCCGGAGGAATCCGCGTCGGAGCCGATGTCACCGTCGCCGGGCCCTATGGAACCTGCTTCCGGCGGGAAGAACGGCAAGGCCCCCTGATCCTTGTGGGCGCCGGTTCCGGCATGTCCCCGGTATGGTCGATCCTCAATGATCACCTGAAGAGCGGCGAGAAGCGGGACGTCTACTTCTTCTATGGCGCGCGGACACCCAGCGATCTGTTCTATCTCGACAGGATCGCCGAACTCGCCGGTCGCCATCCGGAGTTGAACTTCATCCCCGTTCTCTCGCACGTCAATGGCGAGGCGTGGGACGGCGAGCGCGGCTTCGTTCATCAGAGTGTCGATGCCAAGCTCAAGCAGCTCGCGGTCGATGGGCAGGGCGACGTCTACGCGTGCGGTCCGCCGCCAATGATCGATGCGCTGCAGCCGGTTCTGTTCATGAACGGGTTCGAGACCGAGCGCATCTTCTTCGACAGGTTCACCACGTCGTCCAGCGCCACCCCGGCTCATTGA
- a CDS encoding aromatic/alkene monooxygenase hydroxylase subunit beta — MVATSSSVGSGAAGAAIFADSDSRKYRYFQPKGQRATHYEDVTVDVQPDPERYLIQDWIISFSNGKGAYVKDNTAAKSSNWHAFRAPDQEWERTHYQRQSKIETMVQSVITNARRAGAPKTFDKVWSKLLQAHLGAWKHAEFGLGTSLMQAQRYGYTQMINNATLTNSSYKLRLAQDITLYLAEIGMDIAGWDDELGKKHWLEDGVWQGTREAVETIMGTTDYLEQYFAINIVFEPLVGELFRSGFLMQAAAANHDFITPPVISAAEADYERNLANTIDLMYLLANDEKHGAANRKLFQGWVNKHGTLADKAAAGLQPIWSMPHSKPISFTDVRAQSEERIGQILGELGLKR; from the coding sequence ATGGTAGCAACGTCGAGTTCAGTCGGATCGGGAGCCGCGGGAGCCGCGATCTTTGCCGATTCCGACAGCAGGAAATACCGCTATTTCCAGCCGAAAGGCCAGCGCGCCACCCACTACGAGGATGTCACGGTCGACGTGCAGCCCGACCCCGAACGCTACCTGATCCAGGACTGGATCATTTCCTTCTCGAACGGTAAAGGCGCCTACGTCAAGGACAACACGGCTGCCAAGAGCTCCAACTGGCATGCCTTCCGGGCCCCTGACCAGGAATGGGAGCGGACGCATTACCAGCGCCAGTCGAAGATCGAGACGATGGTGCAGAGCGTTATCACCAATGCCCGCCGTGCTGGCGCGCCGAAGACTTTTGACAAGGTCTGGTCCAAGCTTCTCCAGGCGCATCTGGGCGCGTGGAAGCATGCCGAGTTTGGCCTGGGCACCTCGCTCATGCAGGCGCAGCGCTACGGCTACACGCAGATGATCAACAATGCGACGCTGACCAACTCTTCCTACAAGCTCCGGCTCGCCCAGGACATCACGCTGTATCTCGCCGAAATCGGCATGGACATCGCCGGATGGGACGACGAACTTGGCAAGAAACACTGGCTCGAGGATGGCGTGTGGCAGGGCACCCGCGAGGCGGTCGAGACCATCATGGGCACGACTGATTATCTCGAGCAGTATTTTGCCATCAACATCGTGTTCGAGCCGCTCGTTGGCGAATTGTTTCGCTCGGGCTTCCTCATGCAGGCAGCGGCGGCCAACCATGACTTCATCACACCGCCGGTGATCTCGGCGGCTGAGGCCGACTACGAGCGCAATCTCGCCAACACCATCGACCTGATGTACCTGCTCGCCAACGACGAGAAGCACGGCGCTGCAAACAGGAAGCTCTTCCAGGGCTGGGTGAACAAGCATGGGACGCTGGCCGACAAGGCAGCTGCCGGCCTTCAGCCAATTTGGTCGATGCCGCATTCCAAGCCGATTTCCTTCACCGATGTTCGCGCGCAATCCGAGGAGCGGATCGGCCAGATCCTCGGCGAACTCGGCCTCAAGCGCTGA
- a CDS encoding MmoB/DmpM family protein, which produces MSVAARDASQSNIFKSMKDITFEQTISHQCGVTMNDSVEARAIAEFMGKKPGVIVTYQPAMIRIDGNGKLIFKMDEISEYLGREMTAEIFEVNTSTHYGRMVRIDDNTVILFGNMDEVFEYI; this is translated from the coding sequence ATGTCAGTAGCAGCACGCGACGCCTCGCAGTCCAATATCTTCAAGTCGATGAAGGACATCACTTTCGAGCAGACGATTTCGCACCAATGCGGCGTCACCATGAACGACTCGGTCGAGGCCCGCGCCATCGCCGAATTCATGGGCAAGAAGCCGGGGGTCATCGTTACCTACCAGCCGGCCATGATCCGCATCGATGGCAATGGCAAGCTGATCTTCAAGATGGACGAGATCAGCGAATATCTCGGCCGCGAGATGACCGCGGAAATATTCGAGGTCAACACCTCCACCCATTACGGCCGCATGGTGCGCATCGACGACAACACCGTGATCCTGTTCGGGAACATGGACGAGGTCTTCGAATACATCTGA
- a CDS encoding amidohydrolase family protein, protein MFITPEGKEIFVVDGHTHFWDGSPENQKNIHGKQFIDCFYAYHTGLSPKEQLWEKGKFEKYSADDLYRDLFIDGPDDVAIVQSTYLKDFYKNGFNTIERNADVAKRYPERFIVNGAFDPRDGEKALEYIHFMKETYDIKGVKMYTAEWNGASKGWKLTDPDAYKCFELCDKLGIRNIHVHKGPTIIPLSKDAFDVHDVDYAATDFQGLNWIIEHCGLPRLDDFCWIATQETNVYGGLAVALPFIHSRPRYFAEVIAELLFWIGPEKILFGSDYAIWTPRWLVERLWAFELPEDIKKERGVDLTPEIKEKILGLNAARLYNIDIEAKKKAIASSPFRIAAE, encoded by the coding sequence ATGTTCATCACACCAGAAGGCAAGGAAATTTTTGTGGTCGACGGCCACACTCATTTCTGGGACGGAAGCCCAGAGAATCAGAAAAACATTCACGGCAAGCAGTTCATCGATTGCTTCTACGCCTATCACACGGGACTGAGTCCGAAGGAGCAGCTGTGGGAGAAGGGCAAATTCGAGAAATACAGCGCCGATGATCTCTATCGCGACCTGTTCATCGACGGGCCCGACGATGTCGCGATCGTCCAGTCCACCTACCTCAAGGATTTCTACAAGAACGGCTTCAACACGATCGAGCGCAATGCGGACGTAGCTAAGCGCTATCCGGAGCGCTTCATCGTCAACGGTGCCTTCGATCCGCGCGACGGTGAGAAGGCGCTGGAGTACATCCACTTCATGAAGGAGACCTACGACATCAAAGGCGTGAAGATGTACACGGCCGAGTGGAACGGCGCCTCCAAGGGCTGGAAGCTCACCGATCCCGACGCCTACAAGTGCTTCGAACTCTGCGACAAGCTCGGCATCAGGAACATTCACGTCCACAAGGGTCCTACGATCATCCCGCTCAGCAAGGACGCATTCGACGTGCACGACGTCGACTATGCAGCGACGGATTTCCAGGGCCTCAACTGGATCATCGAGCATTGCGGCCTGCCGCGTCTCGACGATTTCTGCTGGATCGCGACGCAGGAAACCAACGTCTATGGCGGCCTCGCGGTGGCGCTTCCCTTCATCCATTCGCGCCCTCGCTATTTCGCCGAGGTCATCGCCGAGCTGCTGTTCTGGATCGGGCCAGAGAAGATCCTGTTTGGCTCCGACTATGCGATCTGGACGCCGCGCTGGCTGGTCGAACGCTTGTGGGCCTTCGAACTGCCGGAAGACATAAAGAAGGAGCGAGGCGTCGATCTCACGCCCGAGATCAAGGAGAAGATCCTCGGCCTGAACGCTGCACGTCTCTACAACATCGACATCGAAGCGAAGAAGAAGGCGATCGCAAGCTCGCCCTTCCGCATCGCGGCGGAGTAG
- a CDS encoding iron-sulfur cluster assembly protein: protein MATANVSDSRGKELWRRLGEVNDPELDEPITEMGFVERAAVTGDGSVEVDFRLPTYWCSPNFAFLMLDGVRKALDQLSWSPAYRVKLHDHMFAEEVNRGIEAGKTFGDIFAELAGDADLGALRETFSMKAFKRRQEAILRGLRQHGLTDAEILVMDLSAYDIVRFEPGEAAVQKPRYRAALLERFPDRSADAPVFVTWEGQKIPPAALSAYLAELRGVRVNMEFNGALCRGLKQTRYKELSVIDGEPTLVDFIMDRVPVPPAPAL from the coding sequence ATGGCAACCGCCAACGTTTCTGACAGCCGCGGGAAGGAACTCTGGCGGCGCCTTGGTGAGGTCAACGACCCCGAACTCGACGAACCGATCACAGAGATGGGCTTCGTCGAGAGGGCCGCGGTGACTGGCGATGGCAGCGTGGAGGTCGATTTCCGCCTGCCGACCTATTGGTGCTCGCCCAACTTCGCCTTCCTTATGCTCGACGGCGTTCGCAAGGCGCTCGATCAGCTATCCTGGTCGCCTGCCTATCGTGTGAAACTGCACGACCATATGTTTGCCGAAGAGGTCAATCGCGGCATCGAAGCCGGCAAGACATTCGGCGACATATTTGCCGAGCTTGCTGGGGACGCGGATCTTGGCGCTTTGCGCGAGACCTTTAGCATGAAGGCATTCAAGCGACGCCAGGAAGCCATATTGCGCGGACTCCGGCAGCACGGCCTCACGGATGCGGAAATCCTCGTGATGGATTTGTCGGCATACGACATCGTCAGGTTCGAGCCGGGCGAAGCGGCCGTGCAGAAGCCGCGATACCGGGCGGCTCTGCTTGAGCGGTTTCCTGACCGCAGCGCGGATGCCCCCGTCTTCGTAACCTGGGAAGGGCAGAAGATCCCACCGGCCGCGCTCAGTGCCTATCTCGCCGAGCTGCGCGGCGTGCGCGTCAACATGGAGTTCAACGGCGCGCTTTGCCGTGGGCTGAAACAGACAAGATACAAGGAACTCAGTGTGATCGACGGCGAACCGACGCTGGTCGATTTCATCATGGACCGCGTGCCGGTGCCCCCCGCGCCGGCCCTCTGA
- a CDS encoding molecular chaperone GroEL yields the protein MPKIMLHNSEARRALARGVFRLAAAVEPTLGPKGMNAMIDRPIGTPMVTRDGVSIASEIELHDRFENMGALVVREVSMQTNEVAGDGTTTAIVLANALIQGGIEANERGAKSVDLCKGIDVAVAAVVAALKASAKPAGGNGILAAVANIAATDTKLGALVAEAHQRVGAEGVITTDFSVTTETTLDVVEGMSFDRGYLSHHMVTDQEKMEAVLERPYILMTDLKIKEPNALDTARRIADEARRPLLIVSEEVSPDVVVTLLGRQGPGKYLVVHPPEYGHWRKAMMEDLAIITGGKVIARDLGGRLEDITAEDLGTADRVRTSSSYTSIIRGGGDHAAIASRRAQVQRQYEAAPPNIEQDKLRERLAKLSGGTAILYAGGVTPVEQKRTIQLIEDSLNAVRAASEEGVVAGGGSALAQIAPSLDKVAAGVEGDIAEGVRLVRSVLSRPLWRIATNAGADPETVVAEVTRINGGYGYNASAGSYQNMFEAGIIDPVRVTYTALANAASVATLILTTETLIGDLAEDEDPTAGPARGGGSEKLGRA from the coding sequence ATGCCCAAAATAATGCTTCACAATTCCGAGGCCCGCCGAGCCCTTGCCCGTGGCGTCTTCAGGCTGGCGGCGGCCGTGGAGCCGACGCTCGGCCCCAAAGGCATGAATGCCATGATCGACCGGCCGATCGGAACGCCAATGGTGACCCGAGACGGCGTCAGTATCGCCTCTGAAATCGAACTGCATGACCGTTTCGAGAACATGGGCGCGCTGGTCGTTCGCGAAGTGTCGATGCAGACCAATGAGGTCGCCGGAGACGGCACGACCACGGCGATCGTGCTCGCCAACGCGTTGATCCAAGGCGGGATCGAAGCGAATGAGCGCGGCGCCAAATCAGTCGATCTCTGCAAAGGTATTGACGTTGCGGTGGCGGCGGTGGTGGCCGCCCTCAAGGCTTCGGCGAAACCCGCCGGGGGCAACGGCATCCTTGCCGCGGTCGCCAACATTGCCGCGACCGATACCAAGCTTGGCGCGCTGGTGGCGGAAGCCCATCAGCGCGTCGGGGCTGAAGGCGTCATCACCACCGATTTCAGCGTGACCACCGAGACCACGCTGGACGTCGTCGAGGGCATGTCCTTCGACCGCGGCTACCTCTCGCATCACATGGTCACCGATCAGGAGAAGATGGAGGCCGTGCTCGAGCGGCCCTACATCCTGATGACTGATCTCAAGATCAAGGAGCCTAACGCGCTCGATACTGCGCGCCGCATCGCCGACGAAGCCAGGCGACCATTGCTGATCGTGTCAGAGGAGGTTTCGCCGGACGTCGTGGTGACGCTGCTCGGCAGGCAGGGTCCAGGAAAATACCTCGTCGTCCATCCGCCCGAATACGGCCATTGGCGCAAGGCCATGATGGAGGATCTGGCGATCATCACCGGCGGCAAGGTGATCGCGCGCGATCTCGGCGGCCGGCTGGAGGATATCACCGCCGAAGATCTTGGAACGGCGGACCGCGTTAGGACCAGTTCGTCGTATACATCGATCATTCGTGGTGGCGGCGACCATGCCGCGATCGCGTCGCGCCGTGCCCAGGTACAGCGGCAGTATGAGGCCGCTCCGCCGAACATCGAGCAGGACAAGTTGCGTGAGCGCCTGGCCAAGCTTTCCGGCGGCACGGCGATCCTCTATGCCGGCGGCGTCACGCCGGTCGAGCAGAAGCGGACCATCCAGCTGATCGAGGATTCGCTGAATGCCGTGCGCGCCGCTTCCGAGGAGGGCGTGGTTGCCGGAGGCGGCTCGGCACTGGCCCAGATCGCGCCTTCGCTCGACAAGGTGGCGGCTGGCGTAGAGGGCGACATCGCCGAAGGCGTGCGCCTGGTGCGCTCGGTGTTGTCGCGGCCACTATGGCGCATCGCCACCAATGCGGGCGCCGATCCGGAGACGGTCGTGGCCGAGGTCACCCGCATCAATGGCGGCTACGGCTACAACGCGTCTGCCGGCAGCTACCAGAACATGTTCGAGGCCGGGATCATCGACCCGGTCCGCGTCACCTACACCGCGCTTGCCAATGCCGCCTCCGTGGCGACGCTGATCCTGACCACTGAAACGCTGATCGGCGATCTCGCTGAAGACGAGGATCCGACCGCCGGCCCGGCACGCGGCGGCGGCTCGGAAAAGCTTGGCCGCGCCTGA
- a CDS encoding NAD(P)-dependent alcohol dehydrogenase has product MKAARLHQYDPHMNVKLKIEEVAAPTITAPDEVIVRVGAAGLCRTDLHIIEGVWKPTMDPNGTLLPYIMGHENAGWVEEVGSGVRSVKRGDAVICHPFRSCGICLNCRHGEDMYCDNGQFPGLGMNGGFAEYFITSERSLIKLNANVTPIEVAPLADAGITAYRAAKRAAKLLRPGSYCVLLGIGGLGHIALQSLHAISGCRIIAVDREPAARALAKDLGADFVLDGGSNVVEEVKQITGGGAHVVIDFVGELGVENICWKMVRKGGQLFVVGYGGAVNVPTAHLVIEEINIGGSLVGNFTELVELMELNADGKVKMHYTEYNLASINTALDDFKNRRFTGRGVIVP; this is encoded by the coding sequence ATGAAAGCCGCCAGACTCCACCAATACGACCCGCATATGAACGTTAAGCTGAAGATCGAGGAGGTCGCCGCGCCGACGATCACTGCCCCGGACGAGGTGATCGTGCGGGTGGGTGCCGCCGGACTGTGCCGCACCGATCTCCACATCATTGAAGGGGTGTGGAAACCGACTATGGACCCCAACGGCACCCTTCTGCCTTACATCATGGGCCACGAGAATGCCGGCTGGGTCGAGGAAGTGGGCAGCGGTGTCAGATCGGTCAAGCGCGGCGACGCCGTCATCTGCCATCCGTTCCGGTCCTGCGGCATCTGCCTCAACTGCCGGCACGGCGAGGATATGTACTGCGACAATGGCCAGTTCCCAGGTCTTGGTATGAACGGAGGCTTCGCCGAATATTTTATCACCAGCGAACGCTCGCTGATCAAGCTCAACGCCAATGTCACGCCGATTGAGGTGGCGCCGCTGGCCGATGCCGGCATTACCGCCTACCGCGCCGCCAAACGGGCCGCGAAGCTTTTGCGACCCGGAAGCTACTGCGTGCTGCTCGGCATCGGCGGGCTTGGTCACATTGCCTTGCAGTCGCTGCACGCGATTTCAGGCTGTCGGATCATCGCCGTCGATCGTGAGCCGGCTGCGCGCGCGCTGGCCAAGGATCTTGGTGCCGACTTCGTCCTGGACGGCGGGTCGAATGTTGTCGAGGAAGTCAAGCAGATCACCGGCGGCGGCGCCCATGTCGTCATCGATTTCGTCGGCGAACTCGGCGTCGAGAATATTTGTTGGAAGATGGTGCGCAAGGGCGGCCAGCTGTTCGTCGTTGGCTACGGCGGCGCGGTCAACGTCCCGACCGCGCATCTTGTCATCGAGGAGATCAATATCGGCGGCAGCCTGGTCGGCAATTTCACCGAGCTTGTCGAGCTGATGGAGCTCAACGCCGACGGCAAGGTGAAGATGCACTACACTGAGTACAACCTCGCCAGCATCAACACCGCACTCGACGACTTCAAGAATCGGCGATTCACCGGCCGCGGCGTCATCGTTCCCTGA
- a CDS encoding MIP family channel protein: MNKYICEFVGTFALVFFGCATVLFMRSEVGLLGVAMAFGLSVVAMAYSIGPISGAHLNPAVSFGFFVSGRMKSNDLVGYVVAQCLGAIVASAVLYVMAQGKGGGYDVAANGFAQNGWSTYSMTSAFLFEAVATFLFLLVILRATAEDGAGALAGLAIGLTLVMIHLAGIAVSGSSVNPARSLGPALFAGGIALSQLWLYIVAPCLGAAAAGLALRAGVIGAAETAAQPA, encoded by the coding sequence ATGAACAAGTACATCTGTGAATTCGTCGGCACCTTCGCGCTGGTCTTCTTCGGCTGCGCGACGGTTCTGTTCATGCGCTCCGAGGTCGGCCTGCTCGGCGTTGCCATGGCCTTTGGCCTGTCGGTGGTGGCAATGGCCTATTCGATTGGGCCGATTTCAGGCGCGCATCTCAATCCGGCGGTGAGCTTTGGCTTCTTCGTGTCCGGACGAATGAAATCGAACGATCTCGTCGGCTATGTCGTCGCGCAGTGTCTGGGGGCGATCGTCGCGTCGGCCGTGCTCTACGTGATGGCGCAGGGCAAGGGTGGTGGCTATGATGTTGCCGCCAATGGTTTTGCTCAGAACGGTTGGTCGACCTATTCAATGACTTCGGCGTTTCTGTTCGAAGCCGTCGCCACGTTCCTGTTTCTGCTTGTCATCCTTCGTGCGACCGCTGAGGACGGCGCCGGCGCCCTGGCCGGGCTGGCGATCGGACTGACGCTGGTCATGATCCACCTCGCCGGCATTGCTGTGTCGGGATCCTCGGTCAATCCGGCACGCTCGCTTGGCCCAGCGCTGTTTGCAGGCGGAATCGCGCTATCGCAGCTCTGGCTCTACATCGTGGCGCCGTGCCTGGGTGCTGCCGCCGCCGGACTGGCATTGCGCGCCGGAGTGATCGGCGCGGCCGAGACAGCGGCGCAACCAGCGTAA